In a single window of the Amphiprion ocellaris isolate individual 3 ecotype Okinawa unplaced genomic scaffold, ASM2253959v1 Aocel_unscaffolded250, whole genome shotgun sequence genome:
- the cd8b gene encoding uncharacterized protein cd8b, with product MILLPLAWALLTAPLWKSGSSQTLLEDPVTERYPEIHSNETIDCDCVHSHCDFVYWFYSNLNTGKVQFLGKCNNADRDTYGSDVKKGHFKIQKRGGMSFVLRIIDVTEADAGIYSCVLKDKSQNELWKPGVFLRPGVTPPTPPPKIKPKPRPSFCRCPAKNPPDGCGSMILWPLVGLVASLALALICTLYYFSRLPKKCRHNFVKKRQMT from the exons ATGATCCTGCTGCCGCTGGCATGGGCGCTGTTGACAGCACCACTCTGGAAATCTG GTTCGAGCCAGACCCTGCTAGAAGATCCCGTCACCGAGCGTTATCCGGAGATCCACAGTAATGAGACTATTGACTGTGACTGTGTTCACTCCCACTGTGACTTTGTCTACTGGTTCTACAGCAATCTCAACACTGGCAAAGTACAGTTCCTTGGCAAATGCAACAACGCTGACCGAGATACGTATGGGTCTGATGTGAAAAAGGGTCATTTTAAAATCCAGAAAAGAGGCGGTATGTCATTTGTGCTGCGGATCATTGATGTGACAGAAGCAGATGCAGGGATTTATTCTTGTGTCCTAAAGGACAAGAGCCAAAATGAATTGTGGAAGCCGGGAGTTTTTCTTCGGCCAGGAG TGACACCTCCAACGCCACCTCCCAAGATAAAACCCAAACCCAGACCATCATTCTGTCGCTGCCCAGCAAAAAATCCTCCAG ATGGCTGCGGCTCCATGATTCTGTGGCCGTTGGTTGGACTTGTTGCGAGTTTGGCTTTAGCTCTCATCTGCACACTTTACTACTTCAGCC GGCTACCCAAAAAATGTCGCCACAACTTTGTGAA GAAGCGCCAGATGACCTAA